A stretch of the Corylus avellana chromosome ca6, CavTom2PMs-1.0 genome encodes the following:
- the LOC132184213 gene encoding serine/threonine-protein kinase STY13-like: MLEGGPKFTGVIDLNSHGNNYDDLSQVFYHKLGENSNMSIDSFGSLQTSNGGGSVAMSIDNSSVGSNDSHTRILNHQGLRRRASDNHSVALSVNRRGRVTHALSDDALAQALMDSNFPTLGLENYDEWTIDLRKLNMGAAFAQGAFGKLYRGTYNGEDVAIKILERPENDPEKAQLMEQQFQQEVKMLATLKHPNIVRFIGACRKPMVWCIVTEYAKGGSVRQFLMKRQNRAVPLKLAVKQALDVARGMAYVHGPGLIHRDLKSDNLLINADKSIKIADFGVARIEVQTEGMTPETGTYRWMAPEMIQHRPYTQKVDVYSFGIVLWELITGNLPFQNMTAVQAAFAVVNKGVRPTIPHDCLPILSEIMTRCWDANPDVRPPFAEVVKMLENAETEIMTTVRKARFRCCMAQPMTAD; the protein is encoded by the exons ATGTTGGAAGGTGGTCCAAAATTCACTGGAGTAATAGACCTGAACAGCCATGGCAACAACTATGATGATTTGTCACAAGTATTTTACCATAAGCTTGGCGAGAATTCCAACATGTCCATTGATAGTTTTGGAAGCCTGCAAACAAGCAATGGTGGAGGCTCTGTGGCAATGTCTATAGATAACAGCAGTGTTGGTTCAAATGACTCCCACACTCGCATTTTGAATCACCAAGGGTTGCGGCGGCGTGCTTCTGACAACCACTCTGTTGCACTGAGTGTTAATCGTCGAGGAAGAGTTACACATGCTCTGAGTGATGATGCACTGGCCCAAGCGTTAATGGATAGCAATTTCCCCACTTTGGGGCTTGAGAATTATGATGAATGGACAATTGATTTAAGGAAACTTAATATGGGGGCTGCTTTTGCTCAAGGGGCTTTTGGGAAACTCTACAGAGGTACTTATAATGGTGAGGATGTTGCTATAAAGATCTTGGAGAGGCCAGAAAATGATCCAGAAAAGGCACAATTGATGGAGCAACAATTTCAGCAGGAAGTAAAGATGCTGGCAACATTGAAGCATCCCAACATAGTTCGGTTTATTGGTGCCTGTAGGAAACCAATGGTTTGGTGCATTGTAACTGAGTATGCAAAGGGGGGTTCTGTTCGGCAGTTTTTGATGAAGCGACAGAATCGGGCTGTTCCATTGAAACTGGCAGTCAAACAGGCATTGGATGTTGCAAGGGGGATGGCATATGTGCATGGTCCTGGGTTGATTCACAGGGATTTGAAATCTGACAATCTTTTGATTAATGCAGACAAGTCCATCAAGATTGCAGATTTTGGAGTTGCCCGCATTGAGGTGCAGACTGAAGGAATGACACCAGAGACGGGGACATACCGCTGGATGGCTCC GGAGATGATCCAGCATAGGCCTTACACACAGAAAGTAGATGTCTATAGCTTTGGGATTGTTCTCTGGGAACTCATTACTGGAAATCTTCCATTTCAAAACATGACAGCAGTGCAGGCAGCATTTGCAGTCGTCAACAAAGGTGTCCGGCCGACCATCCCCCATGATTGCTTACCAATTCTCTCTGAAATCATGACCAGATGCTGGGATGCCAACCCTGATGTTAGGCCGCCCTTCGCCGAAGTTGTCAAAATGCTTGAGAATGCAGAGACTGAGATCATGACAACTGTCCGCAAAGCCCGTTTCAGGTGTTGTATGGCCCAACCGATGACTGCGGATTGA